Proteins from a genomic interval of Candidatus Binatia bacterium:
- a CDS encoding TonB family protein translates to MPRHWVTAFFTSSIIYVGIGVAAVVIGIGGRQMATEKSVDVKFVEKVLKEEPPPPPPPPKPIEEAKPPPPAVPKDMKVRKLDKPPPRKELVAPTEMPKEAPAEADPSQDKGIAVWEPDPTELEEGYRGAAGKKEEITEQVQGVVRAKPLKTNEPPPYPKAARNAGKTATVMLKIRITTNGRVEDVQVVEGEEPFTTAALQAVKKWRYEPARYQGKPISVYRPIKIVFQLS, encoded by the coding sequence ATGCCGCGGCATTGGGTCACGGCGTTCTTCACCTCGTCGATCATCTACGTAGGCATCGGCGTGGCGGCGGTAGTCATCGGCATTGGCGGCAGGCAGATGGCGACCGAGAAGTCGGTCGACGTGAAGTTCGTCGAGAAAGTCCTCAAGGAAGAACCGCCACCGCCGCCACCACCCCCAAAGCCCATTGAAGAAGCCAAGCCGCCGCCGCCAGCCGTGCCCAAAGACATGAAGGTGCGGAAGCTGGACAAGCCCCCGCCACGGAAAGAGCTGGTGGCACCGACGGAGATGCCGAAGGAGGCACCGGCGGAAGCCGATCCGAGCCAGGACAAGGGCATTGCGGTGTGGGAACCCGACCCGACCGAACTCGAAGAAGGCTACCGCGGCGCCGCCGGTAAGAAAGAGGAAATCACGGAGCAGGTCCAAGGCGTGGTGCGCGCCAAACCGTTGAAGACGAACGAGCCACCGCCGTATCCGAAGGCCGCCCGCAACGCCGGAAAAACCGCCACCGTGATGCTCAAGATCCGTATCACCACCAACGGCCGTGTGGAAGATGTGCAGGTGGTGGAAGGCGAGGAGCCCTTCACCACCGCGGCGCTCCAGGCGGTGAAGAAATGGCGGTACGAGCCGGCACGCTACCAGGGCAAGCCGATCAGCGTGTACCGGCCCATCAAGATCGTATTCCAGCTGTCATAG